Proteins co-encoded in one Lacerta agilis isolate rLacAgi1 chromosome 6, rLacAgi1.pri, whole genome shotgun sequence genomic window:
- the LOC117047860 gene encoding complement factor H-related protein 2-like has product MRIWLICFAPFLLLTFCTSQNGPGEGCSRLPPIENGDIINMPLKQYASGATVEYRCQSLYVMKGSSVVNCNNGDWTEAPVCLEPCIITTEDMDRYNIQLKWIRNQKIYSASGDRTEFSCRSGYIPQPSSPPFRALCTEGKLEYPLCVINEEVFRRVSSTVVGLGGALEGIAWQDGGYDDPGELPASYIHGEVYL; this is encoded by the exons ATGAGAATCTGGCTCATCTGTTTTGCTCCATTCCTCCTTTTGACCTTCTGTACTTCCCAAAATG GTCCTGGAGAAGGCTGTAGTCGGCTTCCCCCTATTGAAAATGGAGATATTATCAACATGcccctgaaacaatatgcatcgGGTGCAACAGTGGAATACAGATGCCAAAGCCTTTATGTAATGAAAGGCTCTTCAGTGGTGAATTGCAACAACGGCGATTGGACAGAAGCACCAGTATGCCTAG AACCATGTATAATAACTACAGAAGATATGGATCGTTATAATATCCAGCTAAAGTGGATAAGAAATCAAAAAATATATTCAGCATCTGGTGACAGAACGGAATTTTCCTGTAGATCGGGTTATATACCACAGCCGTCCTCCCCGCCCTTCCGAGCGCTTTGCACAGAAGGCAAATTGGAGTATCCTCTCTGTGTGATAAAT GAAGAAGTGTTCCGACGGGTTTCTTCCACAGTTGTAGGGCTGGGTGGTGCTCTCGAGGGTATAGCCTGGCAGGACGGCGGCTACGATGATCCTGGTGAGCTTCCGGCTTCTTACATCCATGGCGAGGTCTACCTGTGA